The Vigna unguiculata cultivar IT97K-499-35 chromosome 11, ASM411807v1, whole genome shotgun sequence genomic sequence aggttcttttattttattgactTAATTGggtctttattttaaaaattttgttataattaggTCATTTACgttaataataaactaatagtATTAATTATGTGTCACGTATCAacacgtgattttttttaatttacggTAGTGTTAACTCATTCTGTTGCATATACATATATTGAACTGCTGTTTAAGGTCTTACAAATATCAAACTAGACACTAAATTTGTTGTACCTTTGACATACGAAGCATATATTAAAAATCTCACAACTACCATAAATATAAAGTCATCATTTGGTAAGGGTTTGAGAGCATCCCAAAAGTCTGCAATGGTGTGATTAAAATGCATGAGAATGCAGAGAAGTAAATAAGAGTGAAGAGTGCATGTGTTAATAATCTTCTTTTACAGAGGAAGTTTTATCGGAGAGATACAAACATCAATGAGATATGAGCTCAACcatataagacattgacaccattctcaatccaaaaccttaagacaatagaTTATGgatcttcatccttatatatggtgttcaactttttcaattttatcgatgtgaaattttaaactcGTACTTAGGATTTCGAACGCATACACACTCTATCATTATAACTTGAATCGTAGACATAAACTTTGGGTTCTGACACATTTGTTCCCGATCTTAGAGTCTCAAAATTAATCAGCAGCAGCAACCAAGTCACTGCTTCTGGTATTGAGGTTGAGTGGAAAGGGACTAAACATAACACATTAATTACGTGCATGCTCATAGTACTTCATGCACCACTGTACCTGCACATGCATATCACTCATTTGTCTATGCATTAACCTGAACTCCTGTTCATCATTTAATCTTCCACCATAAGCTCTAATAATACCAATTTTCTTCCCtatatttctaataattatttcatatttttattcactTAAACTTTGATCCAAGAATGTGAtatctatatgtttttttttcgtgTAATCTCTTTCGTTCGAAAATAAATGATCTAGAAGTTCAGCTTCATTTTGTTGTTTTCCATGTAGGAGGTTGACTGTGCCTAGAAAAATGTAAagattttacattaaattaaaaataaattgtgaaaaagtattaaataattaccataaatattaagataaaaaatattattttaaaagataaagcaATTAGTGTTGCTGTAAGACATAATTAGTACTATGTTGTTGCACTACAAACAGTTAAGCCTACTTTAACCTAAAAGGGATTTGATCTATTTAGTGGATGACCACATGGATAAAtgtaaaaggaaacaaaattctGATTTCTctaatttaatcaatttaaaaaaaaatgtacatgtattttgaatatttaaaaaaaaaatgttatcgtACATCATTTTAGTCGTTTCAAACatgattgtttttgaaaaaatatacttGTAAGCTCAAATCAAGTTACATAGTCAATAAGTATTCAATAAGGTTTGAATGttgtatattaatattttatttgtatttattttatgtgaAGTTGTTAATTATAAACACTTATTAGAACACAGAAGAAAAATCTCTTTACTTAAGAATTTTAATGACaacttttcaatatattttattactaattaaaatatattgagtGTTTTGCAATGGTGGGGTCATTTCAATGCTCAAGTTTTGCGTATATTGAATTCAAAAGTTAATTAAGGAATAGAATGAATGCATCTCTTGAAGTGATAGGTTGAGGGTCTTCATAACCTTGTTCTTATAACCAAAGACAATTATTTTTGTctgatatttttcaaaattttaatatttttattcaactaaataaaaaatacttaaaataattcattgatTATTCATCAAAGCAAGTGTCTTATTCTGACTCGATTTTTCAGAATAAATCTTATCTTGTCCATTTATAcattatataatgttatactCTTTTGTAAACCATATCGTATTGATTTAGCATGTAGCAGGCTCTTATATTCGATCATTAAGAATTTGAAGGAACCTCCAATTGGATTTAGGAATGGGAATTAGTTGACATGCTCTAAGAAGAGtggttataatataatttttatttttttctgagaatttattttttatttttatagtttgaaTAGTTTCGGCCTGTGGATTTGTCTACTACTTTTGAATGAATAATGAGCAAATGGAATTAAAGTATTTGGAAAGATAGCAATATGGGTCATTATCGGCGTGCTTATATATTAACCGTCCAATCTTGAAGAGATTTTAGAGGacaactttattttttgttcgTAGTTTAATTAATGCATACGTCTCTTTAGATTAGGTaccattttataatttatagcaAAGTAATgtttcttttgtcttttctttttgtgtatCGGATTGAGAGTGGGGACCTGCATTAAAGTATTGAAACGAAGGAAAATGGAAGATTTCTTCTGTTTTTAAGTTCTAAAATGACCACACTTTATGTTACTAGGTTATATGATGATTCTTGCTGTGAAAGGagcaaaaagaaaactaagttaacagtgaatcatataataataaaacgaaaatCAAATGGTGCAGTCAGAATTGGCCTAGTATTATGGCATTTTGTCATCAGAAGTTTTCTTGAgcttattagaataaaatattaaataatttcttgaAGCATAAATGTCCAGTTGAAAATGAATACCAAGCATAATTGGAACAGTAAAACATAGTTTACACACGAGGAAACTGGTATTAGGTGGCTGCAGATGGAActataatttatatgttaaatcccagaaaaattatattaaaattccaTTCCCCATTATTCAGGAGAAAGCAATCAATAATGTGGGAGTCACGTTGTACAAGGACAAAATAGATTATACACTGTAACTTAGCTGAAGTCAcagcttgagaaatgaaaacaCTGATATAATCTAATGTTCTATATAGATAGCAATTTCTGAGACAATGGCTAGAAACCCAGAAAAAACTAGTTAGATTCATGAGAGAAGTGATGCAATTTCATGAAATCCATGTTTGAAGCTTCCTCTATACAACTTTCAGTAAAAGAATATGGAATTGCAATAACAAGTTTCTCCACGTCTCCCGTTTACtctaaaaatgtgtcaaaattCGTTAACCCAATCACAAGTTTTCTCTGCAGAGAAACTCAAGCACCATCAAGATCTTGATGCCAACAAGGTTTCAGTGAATACATACAAACTCTCCTTCAGACATGATACGTGTAACGCGTAGAGTGTGAGCTATATATCCCTTCACATTAGCATATTTAAGTCTGATAGGTCGTCCATTGGAATTTCAAGGCCAATAGAATCATGGTCTTGCAAGCCATCTTCATCAAAGTTCAACCAAGAACTAAGATCATGTGCGCCACCAAATTCTTCTATTGAACTTAAATCAGGTAGTGGCAAATTCCCAAAGTCATTGGATTCCTTTATTTGAGAAGTGTCCACAGCAGATAATGTAGCCCCATCTTTGGTACCATTTTTTATTGTATCATTAGCAGGTAAACGAGCAGAATCCTTTGCTTCCATAAACCTATCATGTCCACTACCACTAATCTTTTGCTTCTTAGCTTTTGGTTTGTTCTCATTTTGGCTACTGTCCAGTGACATCCGTCCAGCTCTACCAATAGGGTTTTGCCTGCTCTGGTCCCGGCTTTGATTCCTGTCTCTCTCACTTCTCTTTCCCTTGACTCCACCATGAACAGCGCCGTCAAGATTTGATGCTCTTGAGGAAGAACCACTGACACCACCATTGACCAGCATTTCCCTCTTCTTTTCTTTGATAAACACGGACCCATTCTTAGATGATGCTTGTTCAGATGACTGAATTGAACCTTGAAAAGAATCAACCAATCCCCTGTCTGCATAATCTCTATGGCAATCATACTTCTCGGATGCACTAGAAACTGCACCTGTAGCAATAGACACAACAAAAATTGAGTGGAAAAAAATCaagtcaactggtcaacacaGACAAATCTCTAACAGTCAATGGAAAGGAAGAAACAGGGTGATTGCTTATCAATGTTTTCTAAGGCCTAATATATACTAAAAAGAGTAACAACGCATCCAATGATATCAAATACAAAAGCAGAATTTTGGAATACCTGATTTTCTGGCTTCAATTTGATGGGAAATTTTGTTACATGTATTACTGGCTGTGCCAGAGACCATACAATCTGCAGGTTGAGTATCATTCTCACGTGAAGGTGGGGCAAACATTATATTTTGTAGGGTAGGTTCACTAAAGCAGTTAATCCCAGCCTCTTCGTATCTTTTACATCTTCCAAGAGTACGCTTAATAAAACCCAATGCAACTTGCTTAGACACCTTGTGAACTGCACCTTTTGAATTTTTGCTTCCACGGCTTGCCTGCAAACATTTTAAAGTGATGAACTAATTATTACAGCTAATTAAAGGACTCCACTCATTCATTAACAAAATATTCCCAATTACCAATGACCTTCGAATTCTAACCTACATTACCCACAAATCAGTCAACTGATTATCTAGGAAAGACTAAATTATATATGGAGAAATTGTCTACCGGTGAGACACGTAAATTCTCAGGCAGAAGATCATCACCATTATCATAGAAGCTAGAAAGAACTTGCGTGGAAACAAGGCAGAAATAGAATGGGGGAAGAGTAAACTATGAATCACTCCCATGTATGACTCAAAAAGATAACCAACAACACAAACTAAAAGACAGCTATCTAAAGAAGTAGAAATCCATGTTCCCAAGACAGCAGGAAACAAGACGGCATGTTCACAAATTCTAAGACCcgaacaaagaaagaaaataacttGTCCGAATCAATAGGAATTCACTCTCTACACTGAAACCAAATCTAACAAGGACCGATTTGGTGTTTAAGCATGTAGGTTTTACAAAGCCAGTCTGAGCTTCCTACAGTTAGAATATAGAAGCCAACAATATCTGCAAAGCAACCAAATATGTTGCTCTGCATGACTGTATGGCGGGTACAAGGCCAAATCACTGTTATGCTCTGCCCGGTTATCAGAGCCGAGCACATAACTGGGTTGAATTGCTTACTGATTCATAATGATACCAGCAACCACCCCAAGCAGCTTAAACTATCTAAACTTGGTCCTGGAAAACCATTTTTTTAGTTGGGGACTGATGTTTTTCATGCAGTCGAAGGTGAAGAAAAACTGTTGTACTAAATTGCAAGAGCCAAGATGGAGGAAAGTTGTCCACCATGTGTGACCGaaagtttttgtttgatttagaATGAAGCCTAAGACATTTGCTCGCTCTAGCTTTTGAGGTATCGGACAAGGTGTTTAAGCAAAATACACAAAATGCAGTAACAAGAACTGAACCCATTGACTCGGAAGGCTCATGTGCAGTATCGTACCACCAGATCACCAAGTTTTCTTTGAAGAAGTATATGCAAAAAATACATATACAGacatattttaaactttattttacttACACTGATTCAAATAGTTCAATTAGTAACTATGGTTCAACCGGTACCCAATGCCTAGTTCTGATAAAATTGGTCCGAACTAGTGTAATtgtgtattatattataaagtacATGATTTTATGACTAGTGGGATATTTATTACAAATCTGGTAAATCTTAAATAAAATCATGTATAAAAATGGTAAGAAGATTTGTAAAtcatatcttaataaaatacaataaaaggTTAATAGAGGAATATTTTGTACCAATCTCTTTCTGTAAGCCGTTTCAGTCAGATAGTCAAATGCAGATTGTTCAATCTTCCTGCACATCAAGCAcaaaatcttaataaaaatcaattacatCTTAAGCATAAATTCAAGAAATGGAAAGTCGTTACTCATGAATACTGgaaaacaaaaggaaattaGGACAAAAgctataaatataatgaaattaaagatACAAAGAGGGATCTCAGaggaaaaacatatttagcACTTACCGCCTTTCCACATCCCTCTCTTCTTGAATAGCTTTATCAATTTTGTCCAAAGTACTCTTCTTCCTTTGATTCtattaataaatcaaaataaggGATACAGATATAAGAATGGACCAAATTTAAGGTCAATGAGATAGatttgataaattaattaacgtgaaaaattatttcaatgtaCACCTGTTCATATAGTGCTTTCTCAAGTTTCACAATATCTTGATTAATAATAGCTTCATCTTCCTCAGCTAAATCAGGCTGTCCCAAGCAAAGTAAGATTAAGGATTATAGACATAAATCTAGTAAGCTTCAAATAACTATGATAACTGTAATGACATATATGAAAAAAGGCCTACCAATATTTCAGGATATAAGCCAATGCTCTGCAACTCAAGCAGCAGTTTGTCATCCAGAGACATCAGCTGATACTGGCCATCAGGAGAAGGAAAGCTAGGAACACTTAACTCAGCATGCTGCAGTTGATCAAGATCATTTGAACATATTTCACCAGTGTGCGTGATATCTGAGAGGGAAAATTCTTCATCACCCTGCCAAACTCCAGTGCTTTGTAAAGAACTGGATGTGTTTGGGTATCTAAATGTGTTGGATGTGGTGCTCTTATCACAGGATAGTCTATCCAACACGCAGTTCTTCTGAATTTGAAGATCCACCTCTGATTCAACTTCAGAATCCATTCTATCCCGATCTTTGGgttcaaaatcaatttgattACAAGAACCACAGTGAGAGTCATCACTGGCACATTGTCGGGATATATTCTTTGCATCAATTTGGTGATACGATTCTTCACATTCCTCTTCTTCAATTAAAGCACAGAGAAGTCTTTGAAATAGTGGGGTAACCTTGTCCGGTCTTTCCATGTCCTTCTTTCCACCCAAAGCATCAAACTTAGTTAAATCCTCATCACATTgacttctctttctttcttctgaATCTTGAGTGGCCTTGTTATTTATAACAACACCCTGAGGAAATACAAACTTACTATTAACCACATTCCTCCAGATGAAAATTGTGGTTTAATAGAGAAAACCTTAAATTTACAGAAGAAGATCACGACAGGAGTCCTTCATTATTGACATAATGAAAGATGTAGGATAGTTTTTTATAATGCCAAATACTTACCAAAAGATCTTGATCAATGCCAAACATATGAGATAAACTTTTATCAAATTCCACGGCAATATTGAGCTGattaaacaaccaaaaaacaaaaaaccagTAAGTCGGAATCTATTCACCAATTGGGAGTCAGATGGTAACTTCACATTTCAAGAAAAAACACAACATGCTTAAGACCCAGTTGCTACCTGTTGCTTCAAGTAAGATGCATCATCCAAGCTGATAGAAGCAAAAATAGACTCCATTTTATTCCAGAAAGGACCCGAACAAGCAAGGTCTACATAAAATAACCCACCAAAGtagtgaaatataaaattacaaaccaaaaagaaaaacatttagaAGAAGGTAAAATGGTTAAAGAAGCATACTGCTAGCATCACGAGCGGCATTTGCAGCTTTACATAACTCTTCACGATCATCATCAGATTCACCTGGAAAATCACATTACAGTGTGTGAAAACATAATGAAAagcaaatatatataaaaacatttaaccGGCTACATATTAAcctgaaaacaaaattaaaccaTTTATTGAAtacagaaaaataattttaatgatagAATAAGTTAtgtgtaaaataatatatgtataactaCAGAAAATTTCGTTATTATAGCCTCTACGCGCCTGAAAGGTTCAGTGTGATATGacatttgtaaaaatatttcagttgGGTAAAACCTACACACTAATATCACTACCACACATAAGCAAAGTGAATGAATTTAGCCAACCCTATCATAGAACAAAATTTCCCAAATAAATAAGCTTCTAAATATCAACAGTACCTCCAAAATCAGCAGAACCAATGTTCAGTTGCTTCCCTACACGAGCCACAACTTTGCGCTCTTTCTGCTTTTTTGAAGGAGGGCGACCATATTTGCTGCATTCAACAAAAAGATACAAAGACAGTTTTAGAAATGAAAGGAGAAAAGATGAACTAGATCTAAAAGTAAAGTCAACTCACATTTTACTCTTATCATTAGGCTTCATGTCCTGTACTGGCTTCATTATTGGTCCATTTTCTGCCTTCTCCCTTCCAGAAGGGAGGCCCGGCCTAACTAATGATAAATTCCTTCCATTTCTTCCATGTCTCTGCACACTATCTCCAGATTCATCATTTGATATCTTAGTCTTCCTCATTTGAAACATTGAAGACCCCGCCTTATCTGGTGCCATAGCAAAGTCACTGCCATTCACtcctttctcttttattttgttttcccCAGCTCCAGATTCCTCACTTTCAGATAATCCAAAGGGAGATGAAATATCATCAGGCGgtcttttatattttggattacTGTGGTCTACACTGCTTGGCAGTGGAAATCCATTGTTGCCAGCAGAAGAAGCTTTAACACTGAAATCGGAAGTTAGACAGCCTTCAGATGAGGCCTGAACTTCAAGATTGCGTGAGGCAGGAGAAACTACTTTAACTCTTCGTGAGCGTGAATTTTTAGGTGGTCTCTGACCAACCCACTGGGTCATTGGATGTATAGAAGAACCTATGGATGTAAAAAGGCTTTTAATTATTCGTTATACCAACCAATGAGATTTCATATTAGAATTTGAAGGCAGTTACCAACCAGGAAAAGCTGTAGATGAAGGTTGAGTGTTTGATGATTCTAGTGCACTAACTGAACCTGTCCTTGGTGCTCGAGATACcttgtttttaattatcatgttaggGCTGCTCGCCAGGTCCTCCTGAGTGCTAGCCCTATTTAtagaaacataaaaatttaataaatttgtaaatagcAATCAAAACACCTAAATGTAAACAACAACCTGTGTAAAACATTATTGTGATAAATCTAAGTCTAGAAtcaaacaaaattgacagaTAAAACAACTAGGCTGTAGAAGTAGAAATAAAGACCATGTCAATATAGGTTCAAACCTGGTGTTTCCTTTAGCAACAACTCTCTGCTCAGCTATGTGCTCCCTGTG encodes the following:
- the LOC114168718 gene encoding uncharacterized protein LOC114168718 isoform X2, with translation MLGESLSKLEKYEALNIKKRQRSDLSTDRGSGVNLTKIGNQIHKIPNDNLTQRSEARTSNSMLNKRIRTSVADVREESRSTAIGRSRMVTEKDANLVQTLGGSSVRNEEKTRRLLAGGEGLDQKIKKKRSVGTVGNRITTTERDVKRTAHPKANTDLKMRLYDAQGFRLKSGSGGIKSEGSSELTNTGVRMMLTSEQGVSVHREHIAEQRVVAKGNTRASTQEDLASSPNMIIKNKVSRAPRTGSVSALESSNTQPSSTAFPGSSIHPMTQWVGQRPPKNSRSRRVKVVSPASRNLEVQASSEGCLTSDFSVKASSAGNNGFPLPSSVDHSNPKYKRPPDDISSPFGLSESEESGAGENKIKEKGVNGSDFAMAPDKAGSSMFQMRKTKISNDESGDSVQRHGRNGRNLSLVRPGLPSGREKAENGPIMKPVQDMKPNDKSKIKYGRPPSKKQKERKVVARVGKQLNIGSADFGGESDDDREELCKAANAARDASNLACSGPFWNKMESIFASISLDDASYLKQQLNIAVEFDKSLSHMFGIDQDLLGVVINNKATQDSEERKRSQCDEDLTKFDALGGKKDMERPDKVTPLFQRLLCALIEEEECEESYHQIDAKNISRQCASDDSHCGSCNQIDFEPKDRDRMDSEVESEVDLQIQKNCVLDRLSCDKSTTSNTFRYPNTSSSLQSTGVWQGDEEFSLSDITHTGEICSNDLDQLQHAELSVPSFPSPDGQYQLMSLDDKLLLELQSIGLYPEILPDLAEEDEAIINQDIVKLEKALYEQNQRKKSTLDKIDKAIQEERDVERRKIEQSAFDYLTETAYRKRLASRGSKNSKGAVHKVSKQVALGFIKRTLGRCKRYEEAGINCFSEPTLQNIMFAPPSRENDTQPADCMVSGTASNTCNKISHQIEARKSGAVSSASEKYDCHRDYADRGLVDSFQGSIQSSEQASSKNGSVFIKEKKREMLVNGGVSGSSSRASNLDGAVHGGVKGKRSERDRNQSRDQSRQNPIGRAGRMSLDSSQNENKPKAKKQKISGSGHDRFMEAKDSARLPANDTIKNGTKDGATLSAVDTSQIKESNDFGNLPLPDLSSIEEFGGAHDLSSWLNFDEDGLQDHDSIGLEIPMDDLSDLNMLM
- the LOC114168718 gene encoding uncharacterized protein LOC114168718 isoform X1, with translation MLSSGNNLNSSSSSGITSSDMPPLPQCLPLDSITVGNRKYTGELRRVLGVSAGNTSEDQSFGGPHPKPMAPGASGELKHFKESVQDASRKARDRSKMLGESLSKLEKYEALNIKKRQRSDLSTDRGSGVNLTKIGNQIHKIPNDNLTQRSEARTSNSMLNKRIRTSVADVREESRSTAIGRSRMVTEKDANLVQTLGGSSVRNEEKTRRLLAGGEGLDQKIKKKRSVGTVGNRITTTERDVKRTAHPKANTDLKMRLYDAQGFRLKSGSGGIKSEGSSELTNTGVRMMLTSEQGVSVHREHIAEQRVVAKGNTRASTQEDLASSPNMIIKNKVSRAPRTGSVSALESSNTQPSSTAFPGSSIHPMTQWVGQRPPKNSRSRRVKVVSPASRNLEVQASSEGCLTSDFSVKASSAGNNGFPLPSSVDHSNPKYKRPPDDISSPFGLSESEESGAGENKIKEKGVNGSDFAMAPDKAGSSMFQMRKTKISNDESGDSVQRHGRNGRNLSLVRPGLPSGREKAENGPIMKPVQDMKPNDKSKIKYGRPPSKKQKERKVVARVGKQLNIGSADFGGESDDDREELCKAANAARDASNLACSGPFWNKMESIFASISLDDASYLKQQLNIAVEFDKSLSHMFGIDQDLLGVVINNKATQDSEERKRSQCDEDLTKFDALGGKKDMERPDKVTPLFQRLLCALIEEEECEESYHQIDAKNISRQCASDDSHCGSCNQIDFEPKDRDRMDSEVESEVDLQIQKNCVLDRLSCDKSTTSNTFRYPNTSSSLQSTGVWQGDEEFSLSDITHTGEICSNDLDQLQHAELSVPSFPSPDGQYQLMSLDDKLLLELQSIGLYPEILPDLAEEDEAIINQDIVKLEKALYEQNQRKKSTLDKIDKAIQEERDVERRKIEQSAFDYLTETAYRKRLASRGSKNSKGAVHKVSKQVALGFIKRTLGRCKRYEEAGINCFSEPTLQNIMFAPPSRENDTQPADCMVSGTASNTCNKISHQIEARKSGAVSSASEKYDCHRDYADRGLVDSFQGSIQSSEQASSKNGSVFIKEKKREMLVNGGVSGSSSRASNLDGAVHGGVKGKRSERDRNQSRDQSRQNPIGRAGRMSLDSSQNENKPKAKKQKISGSGHDRFMEAKDSARLPANDTIKNGTKDGATLSAVDTSQIKESNDFGNLPLPDLSSIEEFGGAHDLSSWLNFDEDGLQDHDSIGLEIPMDDLSDLNMLM